In a genomic window of Brassica rapa cultivar Chiifu-401-42 chromosome A10, CAAS_Brap_v3.01, whole genome shotgun sequence:
- the LOC103845889 gene encoding WAT1-related protein At4g15540-like isoform X1, producing the protein MMLTRRNLEETLLTDICGYSTKKVHAILTQISVTFKHNAYLIKIFLLTLLGLTSRIAGCKGIEYSSPTLSSAISNLTPAFTFMLAVFFRMEQVMLRSSATQAKINGTIVSISGALVIVLYKGPKLLVAASFTSCEPSWIIGGLLLALQFLLLSVWYILQTQIMEIYPEEISVVLFYNMCATLISALVCLFVERELNSWKF; encoded by the exons ATGATGTTGACGAGAAGAAATTTGGAGGAGACACTCCTTACAG ATATCTGTGGCTACAGTACTAAGAAAGTACATGCTATCCTTACCCAGATATCTGTGACATTTAAACATAACGCTTATCTTATCAAGATTTTCTTACTTACGCTTCTTGG GCTTACCTCGCGGATAGCTGGTTGTAAAGGAATAGAATATAGTTCCCCAACTCTTTCTTCTGCTATAAGCAACCTCACACCAGCTTTCACCTTCATGCTTGCCGTCTTCTTCAG GATGGAACAAGTGATGTTAAGAAGCTCTGCAACTCAGGCTAAAATCAATGGCACGATAGTATCTATATCTGGTGCTCTTGTTATTGTTCTTTATAAAGGCCCAAAGCTTCTTGTTGCTGCATCTTTTACTTCATGTGAGCCAAGTTGGATCATTGGAGGCCTTTTGCTAGCTTTACAGTTTTTGCTACTTTCAGTCTGGTATATTCTTCAG ACTCAGATCATGGAGATATACCCTGAAGAAATAAGCGTAGTCCTCTTCTACAACATGTGTGCAACGCTAATCTCAGCGCTAGTATGTCTATTTGTAGAAAGAGAGTTAAATTCTTGGAAGTTTTAA